In the genome of Quercus robur chromosome 3, dhQueRobu3.1, whole genome shotgun sequence, one region contains:
- the LOC126719313 gene encoding uncharacterized protein LOC126719313 — translation MCYECNGHGHLKKECPNYLRGKGKVYATTLSDLDSFNSNSEESCDREGNYSAFMTIAPVQSSDDLSVLVEEIGEHTDVESIGIVEESDDKEDERTVGLQETYNSLLEKTGEYAKMAKAAIKKMKRAEQDYKSLLLEVIQANAKVERVSSKKLDEVLAHQKPLSNKSGLGYIGESSSSANISKDMKFTKAKELMVAITTAKKVKAEKKRIVTDQRVLIKPHNQSVVKPKAKGKSLPKSQRGLRTKHFYHHCRLQGHTRPNCHKLKALKNASAQRLRGPRNDKRSWTAKQSKS, via the exons ATGTGCTATGAATGCAACGGTCATGGACATCTCAAGAAAGAGTGTCCCAACTATCTGAGAGGGAAGGGTAAAGTGTATGCTACTACTCTTAGTGACTTAGACTCCTTTAATTCAAACTCGGAAGAAAGCTGTGATAGAGAAGGAAACTACTCCGCATTTATGACCATTGCTCCCGTACAATCTTCGGATGATTTGAGTGTGTTAGTGGAAGAGATTGGTGAGCACACTGACGTGGAGTCAATAGGGATAGTCGAGGAATCCGATGATAAGGAAGATGAAAGAACAGTGGGATTGCAAGAAACCTACAATTCCCTCCTTGAGAAGACTGGTGAATATGCAAAAATGGCTAAAGCAGCcattaagaaaatgaagagagCAGAGCAAGATTATAAAAGTCTTTTG cttgaggtgATTCAAGCTAATGCTAAAGTAGAGCGGGTTTcctccaagaagcttgatgaagtgCTTGCTCATCAAAAACCTTTATCCAACAAAAGTGGATTGGGATACATCGGAGAGAGCAGTTCAAGTGCTAATATATCCAAGGATATGAAGTTTACGAAAGCTAAGGAACTAATGGTGGCTATCACTACAGCTAAGAAAGTAAAGGCAGAGAAGAAGAGGATTGTGACAGACCAACGGGTTTTGATAAAGCCTCATAACCAATCAGTGGTCAAAcctaaagcaaaaggaaaatcacttccaaaatcacaaagaggtcTGAGAACAAAACATTTCTACCATCATTGTAGACTTCAAGGACACACCAGacctaattgtcataagcttaaaGCATTAAAGAATGCAAGTGCGCAAAGGTTAAGAGgaccaagaaatgacaaaaggAGTTGGACTGCTAAGCAATCAAAAAGTTAA